The Chryseobacterium nakagawai genome has a segment encoding these proteins:
- a CDS encoding DUF4141 domain-containing protein, which yields MKKVLYLVCTALMLAVAPSAKAQWVVTDPANLASGIINSANEIIQTSSTVSNVIKNFNEVKKVYDQGKEYYDKLKAINNLVKDARKVQQTVLLVGDVSEMYVQNFGKMMNDPNFTPQELVAIGNGYSALLNESTELLKELKQIVTSTSLSLNDKERMDIIDRVYKEVKEYHSLVRYYTNKNISVSYLRAKKKNDAQRVLELYGTANQKYW from the coding sequence ATGAAAAAAGTATTGTATCTGGTGTGTACGGCACTGATGCTCGCCGTAGCACCGTCAGCAAAAGCCCAGTGGGTTGTAACCGACCCCGCAAATTTGGCTTCAGGTATTATCAACTCTGCGAACGAAATCATACAGACTTCTTCGACCGTGAGCAATGTGATAAAGAACTTCAACGAAGTGAAGAAAGTGTACGACCAGGGCAAGGAATATTATGACAAGCTGAAGGCTATCAACAACCTTGTAAAAGATGCCCGTAAAGTACAGCAAACGGTTTTATTGGTAGGCGATGTATCCGAAATGTACGTGCAGAATTTTGGTAAGATGATGAACGACCCAAATTTTACCCCACAGGAATTGGTCGCTATCGGCAACGGTTATTCGGCACTGCTCAATGAAAGTACCGAACTGCTGAAAGAATTGAAGCAGATTGTAACCTCTACAAGCCTTTCGTTGAACGACAAAGAGCGTATGGACATTATTGACCGTGTGTACAAAGAGGTAAAGGAGTACCACAGCCTGGTGCGCTACTATACTAACAAAAACATTTCTGTAAGCTACCTAAGAGCGAAAAAGAAAAACGATGCCCAAAGAGTGCTTGAACTCTACGGAACTGCTAACCAAAAATACTGGTAA
- the traK gene encoding conjugative transposon protein TraK, translating into MEFKTLRNIENSFRQIRLYAIVFAVLCIGVVGYAVWRSYRFAEEQRQKIYVLDNGKSLMLALSQDASINRPVEAREHVRRFHELFFTLAPDKNAIESNMSRAFNLADKSAFDYYKDLSEKGYYSRIISGNVQQRIEVDSVVCNFDNYPYAVRTYAKQFIIRSSNVTRRNLITSCYLVNSVRSDNNPQGFNIEKFAVVENKDIEVIER; encoded by the coding sequence ATGGAATTTAAAACGCTAAGAAATATCGAAAACAGCTTTAGGCAGATACGTTTGTATGCCATTGTGTTTGCGGTTCTCTGCATTGGCGTGGTAGGTTACGCCGTATGGCGTTCCTACCGCTTTGCAGAAGAACAACGCCAAAAAATCTATGTACTGGATAATGGCAAATCACTGATGCTTGCCTTATCGCAGGATGCAAGCATTAACCGTCCCGTAGAAGCAAGGGAACACGTCAGACGTTTTCACGAGCTTTTCTTCACGCTTGCGCCCGATAAGAACGCTATTGAAAGCAATATGAGCAGGGCATTTAACCTTGCCGATAAAAGTGCTTTTGATTACTACAAAGACTTATCAGAAAAGGGCTATTACAGCAGGATTATTTCGGGTAACGTGCAACAACGCATAGAGGTGGATAGTGTAGTATGCAATTTTGACAATTACCCTTATGCAGTGCGTACCTACGCCAAACAGTTCATTATCCGGTCAAGCAATGTAACCAGACGTAACCTGATTACCTCCTGCTATCTCGTCAACTCCGTTCGTTCCGACAATAACCCGCAGGGCTTCAATATTGAAAAATTTGCAGTCGTGGAAAATAAGGATATAGAGGTCATCGAACGCTAA
- the traJ gene encoding conjugative transposon protein TraJ: MEWNNLHELLRSLYDDMMPLAGDMAAVAKGLAGLGALFYVALKVWQALSRAEPIDVFPLLRPFALGLCIMFFPTIVLGTINAVLSPVVTGTHQILEDQVLDLNQLQQQKDQLEYEAMVRNPETAYMVSDEEFDKKLDELGWSPSDVGTMAGMYMDRQAYKIEKAIKDWFRNLLEILFQAAALVIDTIRTFFLIVLSILGPIAFAISVWDGFQSTLTQWITRYVSVYLWLPVSDLFSSMLARIQSLILERDIAMLADPTYIPDTSNTVYIIFMIIGIIGYFTIPTVTGWVIQAGGAGNFTRNVNQTAMKAGNIAGAGAGSTVGNIGGKLMNK; this comes from the coding sequence ATGGAATGGAATAATCTTCACGAACTCCTGCGGTCGCTTTATGATGATATGATGCCACTTGCAGGCGATATGGCTGCAGTAGCTAAAGGATTGGCGGGATTGGGAGCGTTGTTCTATGTGGCATTAAAGGTTTGGCAGGCTTTAAGCCGTGCCGAACCTATTGATGTGTTCCCTTTGCTGCGTCCGTTCGCTTTAGGCCTTTGCATAATGTTCTTTCCAACCATCGTATTGGGAACCATCAATGCAGTATTGAGCCCGGTAGTTACGGGAACCCACCAAATACTCGAAGACCAGGTGCTTGATCTTAACCAGCTCCAACAACAGAAAGACCAATTGGAATATGAAGCAATGGTCAGAAATCCCGAAACAGCCTATATGGTATCAGACGAAGAGTTTGATAAAAAACTGGACGAACTGGGATGGTCGCCATCAGACGTAGGCACAATGGCGGGTATGTATATGGACAGGCAGGCTTACAAGATAGAGAAAGCCATAAAGGATTGGTTTCGCAATCTATTGGAAATACTCTTTCAGGCGGCAGCATTGGTCATTGATACCATACGGACGTTTTTCCTAATAGTCCTTTCCATACTAGGACCAATAGCCTTTGCCATTTCCGTATGGGACGGATTTCAGTCCACGCTTACGCAATGGATTACTAGGTATGTCAGTGTTTACCTGTGGCTTCCTGTTTCAGATCTGTTCAGCTCAATGTTGGCAAGAATACAATCCCTCATACTCGAAAGGGATATAGCGATGCTTGCCGACCCTACCTACATACCTGATACGAGCAATACCGTGTACATCATTTTTATGATTATCGGCATCATCGGGTACTTCACTATACCGACAGTAACAGGTTGGGTAATCCAAGCCGGAGGCGCAGGAAACTTTACCCGCAATGTGAACCAAACTGCAATGAAAGCCGGAAACATCGCCGGAGCAGGTGCAGGCTCAACAGTGGGAAACATCGGCGGTAAACTGATGAATAAATAA